The following coding sequences are from one Tolumonas lignilytica window:
- the purB gene encoding adenylosuccinate lyase: MELSALTAVSPIDGRYGDKCTDLRPIFSEYGLLRFRVEVEVRWLQQLAAHPGIPEVPAFSAEANALLDSIVSNFNEEDAGRIKTIEKTTNHDVKAVEYFLKEKVTANAELHAVSEFIHFACTSEDINNNSHGLMLKAAREEVIAPYCQKLIDAIKGLAKQYRDVPMLSRTHGQPASPTTLGKEMANVAYRLERQYKQIMAVEFLGKINGAVGNYNAHISAYPEVDWHAFAEQFVTGLGLTWNPYTTQIEPHDYIAELFDAIARFNTILLDFDRDIWGYICLGHFKQRTIAGEIGSSTMPHKVNPIDFENSEGNLGLANALFDHLAAKLPVSRWQRDLTDSTVLRNLGVAVGYSLIAYQASLKGISKLEANEASMAADLDSNWEVLAEPIQTVMRRYGIEKPYEKLKELTRGRRVDAAGMREFIDTLELPEDVKTELKKLTPANYIGRAVQLVDELK, encoded by the coding sequence ATGGAACTGTCAGCCCTGACTGCTGTTTCCCCGATTGATGGTCGTTATGGTGATAAATGTACCGACCTGCGGCCGATTTTTTCTGAATACGGCCTGTTACGTTTCCGCGTGGAAGTGGAAGTACGCTGGTTACAACAGTTAGCAGCCCACCCTGGCATCCCGGAAGTTCCGGCGTTCTCAGCTGAAGCAAATGCATTGCTGGACAGTATCGTCAGCAACTTCAATGAAGAAGATGCAGGCCGCATCAAGACCATCGAAAAAACCACCAACCACGATGTGAAAGCGGTGGAATATTTCCTGAAGGAAAAAGTCACTGCCAATGCCGAACTGCACGCTGTTTCCGAGTTCATCCATTTTGCCTGCACGTCAGAAGACATCAATAACAACTCGCACGGCCTGATGCTGAAAGCAGCCCGTGAAGAGGTTATTGCCCCTTACTGCCAAAAACTGATCGATGCCATCAAAGGTCTGGCCAAGCAATACCGTGACGTGCCAATGCTATCACGCACCCACGGCCAGCCAGCCTCTCCGACTACGCTGGGTAAGGAAATGGCGAACGTAGCTTACCGTCTGGAACGCCAGTACAAACAGATCATGGCGGTGGAATTCCTCGGTAAGATCAACGGTGCTGTTGGTAACTATAACGCCCACATCAGTGCATATCCGGAAGTGGATTGGCATGCGTTTGCAGAGCAGTTTGTCACCGGATTGGGTCTGACCTGGAACCCATACACCACACAGATCGAACCACACGATTACATCGCGGAACTGTTTGATGCCATTGCCCGCTTCAACACCATTCTGCTCGACTTCGATCGGGACATCTGGGGTTACATCTGTCTGGGTCACTTCAAACAACGCACCATCGCGGGTGAAATCGGCTCTTCAACCATGCCGCATAAAGTCAACCCGATTGACTTTGAAAACTCTGAGGGCAACCTGGGGTTAGCCAATGCCTTGTTTGACCATCTGGCAGCCAAACTGCCGGTTTCCCGCTGGCAGCGTGACCTGACCGACTCAACCGTACTGCGTAACCTGGGTGTGGCCGTAGGTTACTCTCTGATTGCTTATCAAGCATCACTGAAAGGGATCTCCAAGCTGGAAGCGAACGAAGCCAGCATGGCGGCGGATCTCGACAGCAACTGGGAAGTACTGGCTGAGCCTATTCAGACCGTGATGCGTCGCTATGGCATCGAGAAACCTTACGAGAAGCTGAAAGAGCTGACCCGTGGTCGCCGTGTCGATGCTGCTGGTATGCGTGAGTTTATCGATACGCTGGAACTGCCGGAAGACGTCAAAACTGAGCTGAAAAAACTGACACCGGCCAACTATATCGGTCGTGCGGTACAACTGGTCGATGAACTGAAATAA
- the hflD gene encoding high frequency lysogenization protein HflD codes for MQHKQAMQTMALAAVCQAAWLVQQVARNGSCDEDSLRCLLQGVLITDPDHAASVYPEPRLLRDGYKSLVEQLGNNRNPKNIELTRYVIGMVALERKLSSKRRVLSVLGERVGQVKRQAFHFDLLSDTVMSNLAGIYSDTISNLGPRIQVSGAPLYLQQPQVQHKIRALLLAGIRACVLWRQLGGRRRQILFFRKKVIAAAEAALRQL; via the coding sequence ATGCAACATAAACAGGCAATGCAAACAATGGCACTGGCCGCTGTCTGTCAGGCCGCCTGGTTAGTGCAGCAAGTTGCCCGTAACGGAAGCTGTGACGAAGATTCTCTGCGCTGTTTGTTGCAAGGCGTGCTGATCACAGACCCGGACCATGCCGCGTCGGTGTATCCCGAACCCCGGTTATTACGCGATGGCTATAAATCGCTGGTGGAACAGCTAGGTAATAACCGCAATCCCAAAAATATTGAACTGACCCGCTATGTCATCGGCATGGTGGCACTAGAGCGTAAACTGAGCAGCAAACGCCGGGTGCTATCAGTACTTGGTGAGCGTGTCGGTCAGGTTAAGCGTCAGGCATTTCATTTTGATCTGCTGTCCGATACCGTCATGAGCAATCTGGCTGGGATCTACAGCGATACCATCAGTAACCTGGGTCCGCGCATTCAGGTTTCCGGTGCCCCGCTTTATCTGCAACAGCCACAGGTGCAACATAAAATCCGTGCGTTGTTGCTGGCCGGGATCAGAGCCTGTGTGCTCTGGCGACAACTGGGAGGTCGTCGCCGTCAGATCCTGTTCTTCCGCAAAAAAGTCATTGCCGCTGCCGAAGCTGCATTGCGCCAACTTTAA